Proteins from one Triticum aestivum cultivar Chinese Spring chromosome 7A, IWGSC CS RefSeq v2.1, whole genome shotgun sequence genomic window:
- the LOC123151723 gene encoding FHA domain-containing protein FHA2, giving the protein MPNVKSAAGAGAIPAGSSVGDGEVEAGFAKLQGEDFEYYMQTYSIMLGRNSKKSTVDVDLSSLGGGMNISRHHARIFYDFQRRRFALDVIGKNGCLVEGVLHLPGNPPVKLDSQDLLQIGDKKFYFLLPTRSIFASFAARQAPVIPPQIPPLAYARPGHPRVPDFHDRFSEGDYGRDSDDIGNGVGEGGMKGKLKRTKKSPGDLDIYGGHRINVEAIGTLGEDNRSEIRSRGDKDVDNQHLQTEEKEVVSSVATVLSDLCGPGEWMPMKTLHTELMDQFGNVWHHSRVRKYLTADDWSVIEAKGRPWYGLLGLLRKYPEHFVINTKSKGRAISEFVSLVSLLS; this is encoded by the exons ATGCCCAACGTCAAGTCCGCCGCTGGTGCCGGTGCCATCCCTGCCGGATCCTccgtcggcgacggcgaggtggaggCAGGGTTCGCCAAGCTGCAGGGTGAGGATTTCGAGTACTACATGCAGACCTACTCCATCATGCTGGGCCGCAACAGCAAGAAATCCACGGTGGATGTGGATCTCTCCAGCCTTGGTGGGGGGATGAACATCTCGCGCCACCACGCGCGGATATTCTACGACTTCCAGCGCCGCCGCTTCGCGCTGGATGTCATCGGCAAGAACGGCTGCCTGGTTGAGGGTGTCCTGCACCTCCCTGGGAACCCTCCTGTTAAGCTTGACTCGCAGGACCTCCTTCAGATTGGAGACAAGAAGTTTTATTTCCTCTTGCCCACGAGGTCTATCTTTGCCTCGTTCGCTGCTCGGCAAGCCCCTGTTATTCCTCCGCAGATCCCGCCGCTAGCTTATGCGCGGCCAGGGCACCCTCGTGTGCCCGATTTCCATGACCGCTTCTCTGAAGGTGATTATGGCCGGGACAGTGATGACATTGGGAATGGTGTTGGGGAAGGTGGAATGAAGGGCAAGCTGAAGAGAACCAAGAAGTCTCCCGGAGATTTGGACATCTATGGTGGGCACAGAATCAATGTTGAAGCAATAGGAACATTGGGTGAAG ACAACAGATCAGAAATAAGATCAAGGGGTGACAAGGATGTGGACAACCAGCACCTTCAAACGGAAGAGAAGGAAGTCGTGTCATCTGTTGCGACTGTGTTATCTGACCTCTGTGGCCCCGGAGAATGGATGCCTATGAAAACACTCCATACAGAG CTTATGGACCAGTTTGGCAATGTGTGGCACCACAGCAGGGTGCGGAAGTACCTGACGGCGGATGACTGGTCGGTGATAGAAGCCAAGGGGAGGCCATGGTACGGGCTGCTGGGGCTGCTCAGGAAGTACCCGGAGCACTTCGTCATCAACACGAAATCCAAGGGCAGGGCGATCTCGGAGTTCGTCTCGCTGGTTTCCTTGCTCTCCTGA